The DNA region TCTTTTTGAAGCGTATGGCATTGAACTTGAATACATGATCGTTGATCGTGATACATTCAATATTAGGCCTATTACAGATAAGCTGTTCTGGGACTATGCCGCTGCGCAAGTCAATGAAATAGATCGCGGAGAAATTGCATGGTCCAATGAGCTGGTGCTCCACGTCGTTGAATTAAAAACCAACGGTCCGGCAAAAACCTTAGAAGGACTTCACCGGCTATTTCAAAAGGAGGTCCTGGAAATCAACCGAAGGCTTGAACCTTACAATGCTTGTCTGATGCCGGGTGCCATGCATCCCTGGATGGACCCCGATACGGAAACGAGACTCTGGCCTCATGAATACAATCCGATATATGAGGCATATAATAGAATTTTTGACTGTCGGGGTCACGGTTGGGCTAACCTTCAGAGCACACATATCAACCTGCCTTTTGCAAACGATGAAGAATTCGAAAAACTGCATGCGGCCATTCGAATTGTATTGCCTATTCTGCCGGGACTCGCTGCCAGTTCTCCGGTTGCCGGTTTAAAGCGCCAGCCGTTTTCTGATTATAGACTTGAAGTATACCGCAGCAACTCGAACCGTATCCCATCGGTTACGGGTCTGGTTATACCGGAAGCAGTTTTCAGCAGGGAGGAATATGATCGTCACATATTCCAGAGAATGTATCGCGATATTGCACCGCATGATCCCGAAAATATCTTGCAGGATGAATGGTTGAATTCACGCGGGGCCATAGCACGTTTCGATCGAGGAAGTATTGAAATCAGGGTGCTTGATATCCAGGAATGTACCCTGGCAGATTTGGCTGTCGTGCGGATCATTACTGATCTGCTAAAAGCATTGGTAGAAGAGCGATGGTGCTCCCTCGATGAACAGAAATCTTGGAATGAAGAAACCCTGTATCACATTTTTATGAATGTGATACAAGACGCCGAGAACACCGTCATAGATGACAAAAGTTATCTATCGCTTTTTGATATGCCTACAAAAGGAAAAGCAGATGTCGGCTCATTGTGGCGGCATATATTTGAGGAATTGTATTCGGCCGATGAGGTACAGAACGACCGGGTTCTTAACTGCCTGGACAGAATGATCACGTTAGGAACCTTATCCGGCAGGATCAGCAGGGCGCTGCCATCTGAATTTACCCGTGACGATGCTCGAGGCGTCTATGAACAATTATGCAATTGTCTGCAAGAAGGAAAGTTATTCGAAATTGATGGATAGAAAACTAGTAGTTACATGCGAACACTCTGACAACAAGGTGCCCCAGCAATACCGTCATCTATTTGAACGAAACACTGAGGTTCTGGAAACACACCGCGGTTACGATATCGGGGCATTGGAACTTACCCGTACCATCAGCAGGAATGTAAAAAGTGAAGCCTATGCTCATGAGTTTTCACGTTTGCTGGTTGACCTGAACAGGTCATTAGGTAACCCCTCTGCTTTTTCAGAGTATATGGATGGAGTGGATAAGGAGACCAGACGATCGATCGTTGAAGAGTACTACCTTCCTTACCGACAAAAGATTAAAGATTTCATGGGCGACCTGATATCGAAAGGCGACGCCATTCTGCATCTGTCCGTTCATACCTTTACGCCTCAGATGAACGGAGTTGAGAGAGAAGTTGATATTGGTCTGCTCTATGACCCAAAGCGTGACCAGGAGAAAGAGTTTTGCTGGGCATGGAGGAGGCAACTTGAACGGCTTATGCCTGACCTCAAGTATCGGATGAATCATCCCTATCCGGGAACGATGGATGGCTTTTCGACAAGCATCAGAAAAGAACTTGGTCAGGATGACTACTGGGGTATTGAACTAGAGGTTAACCAGCGCTTCCCACTATCAGAAGATTCCAAACGATGGCAACATCTGCAGGAGAATATTACCAAGAGCCTTAAATCTGTCATAGAGTAGCATCTAGTCTCGAGTAAACGTTCTATTCCTATCCGATCTTCAGAAGCCATTCCATGTAGTTCATTCTGGACAGACGGTTCTTCAGGATTGATTGAAACGGAAGCCGTCTGATTTTGCTTTACTAGTTTCTTACAGAGAATGCTGTTATAATAGCATTCTCTTAGATGCGGCTTTCGGCAAAGACGGCAAATGAGTACCAGGTTTCTATTATGAGTTCCGATAATTCCAAACCCATTGCGACTTATAAACGCGACGCCTTGTTCCTGTCTCTGGCAGGAATATTTATGACCTCACTTGTACTGGGTAATGTAATCGGCACCACAAAATTTGTCACTATCTTT from Halalkalibaculum roseum includes:
- a CDS encoding carboxylate-amine ligase; amino-acid sequence: MSRLHLFEAYGIELEYMIVDRDTFNIRPITDKLFWDYAAAQVNEIDRGEIAWSNELVLHVVELKTNGPAKTLEGLHRLFQKEVLEINRRLEPYNACLMPGAMHPWMDPDTETRLWPHEYNPIYEAYNRIFDCRGHGWANLQSTHINLPFANDEEFEKLHAAIRIVLPILPGLAASSPVAGLKRQPFSDYRLEVYRSNSNRIPSVTGLVIPEAVFSREEYDRHIFQRMYRDIAPHDPENILQDEWLNSRGAIARFDRGSIEIRVLDIQECTLADLAVVRIITDLLKALVEERWCSLDEQKSWNEETLYHIFMNVIQDAENTVIDDKSYLSLFDMPTKGKADVGSLWRHIFEELYSADEVQNDRVLNCLDRMITLGTLSGRISRALPSEFTRDDARGVYEQLCNCLQEGKLFEIDG
- a CDS encoding N-formylglutamate amidohydrolase, with translation MDRKLVVTCEHSDNKVPQQYRHLFERNTEVLETHRGYDIGALELTRTISRNVKSEAYAHEFSRLLVDLNRSLGNPSAFSEYMDGVDKETRRSIVEEYYLPYRQKIKDFMGDLISKGDAILHLSVHTFTPQMNGVEREVDIGLLYDPKRDQEKEFCWAWRRQLERLMPDLKYRMNHPYPGTMDGFSTSIRKELGQDDYWGIELEVNQRFPLSEDSKRWQHLQENITKSLKSVIE